The sequence TGGTGTTTCATTTGCCCTAATATAATGCTTAATTTACATAATGTCAAGTATTGTTTATATTATTATTTACAATGGGTATTGTAATAGTGATTGCAAGGGGTTTAATATCACCTATGAAAGCAAGAGACGCAATCCTTGGACTTATCAGGGACAGTAAAATTCAAGCGATTCGGGTTGCCGAACTCTCAGGTATTACAGCGAATACTATCTCACGCTGGCGAGCTGATCAGGACGCACACATCCGACCGTCCAGTATTGAGGCGATTGCCTCCGCCCTACATTGTCGAACTATATGGAAGGACTATAATAAGACCGAATGTGAGTTTGTAGATGAAGAGAGTCCCTCATTGGAAAAGGAAGGGGCTACAATGGAAATAGAACAGCGATACGAAGCACACGTGGTAGAGGGGCAACGTGAACGCTTCGACAAAGTTACTGGCACATGGGAACGATACGATGAGGAGGGCGACGAATGGCACGTCTTGGGGGGAGGCGTGTCACGCAAACAAATGCCAACCAAATAATTGCTCCTAAAAGCCCCGAAAAATAACAAGCCCGACAGTTTCTACCATCGGGCTTTTTTCTCCCCCACTGCCGGAGGATTGGCGGAGAGGGAGGGATTCGAACCCTCGGTAGAGCTTTTAACCCTACACTCACTTAGCAGGCGAGCGCCTTCAGCCAACTCGGCCACCTCTCCAATGTTGTCGTTTCCGTCGAGAGTGATGACAAAGTTACCAATAAGTCCATCCTCTTTCAAATAGCTTTTCCGAACACCTGATGCGATTTAGTCGAGATGTTACTCCTGATTGCTTTGCGACCAAACTTATAGTATAATTGAACAGATCTTAACGTCACTAGAGAATGAATAATCAGTTGCGCAACATTTATCTCATCGGCATGACCGGTGTCGGAAAATCAACCGTCGGCAAGATACTCGCCAATCGCCTGCGGTGGGCGTTTGTGGATATCAACGAAACTATGGAAGCTATCTATGGACGAAGTTTGAGAGAGATCATTGAATCGTTTGGCGAGGAATCTCTCAGGAATATGGAAAGTACCACGCTTCAGGAACTGTCGCAGGGTGAACACCAGGTCTTTGCTTGCAATAGTGATTCCGTACTCGATGAGTCAAAGATGGGTACAATGCAGACTACAGGAATCACTATCTGGCTCGACGCTCCGGCAAACGAACTCGTTCAGAGAATCGAAAGAATGGAAGACCCGATAGTACCGGAGGAAGGAGAGCCGTCAAAGGTGATTGAAACCATGTTGAAAGAGAGAGAAGCATTCTATCAGCAGGCCGATGCCAGAATCGCCACCGACGAGTTCACGCCCGAATCGGCGGCTGAGCAGATCCTGCAGCTGCTGCGCAAACTATAATCTTTTCTATACGCAAA is a genomic window of Candidatus Neomarinimicrobiota bacterium containing:
- a CDS encoding helix-turn-helix transcriptional regulator, with the translated sequence MKARDAILGLIRDSKIQAIRVAELSGITANTISRWRADQDAHIRPSSIEAIASALHCRTIWKDYNKTECEFVDEESPSLEKEGATMEIEQRYEAHVVEGQRERFDKVTGTWERYDEEGDEWHVLGGGVSRKQMPTK
- a CDS encoding shikimate kinase; protein product: MNNQLRNIYLIGMTGVGKSTVGKILANRLRWAFVDINETMEAIYGRSLREIIESFGEESLRNMESTTLQELSQGEHQVFACNSDSVLDESKMGTMQTTGITIWLDAPANELVQRIERMEDPIVPEEGEPSKVIETMLKEREAFYQQADARIATDEFTPESAAEQILQLLRKL